A window from Triticum aestivum cultivar Chinese Spring chromosome 6D, IWGSC CS RefSeq v2.1, whole genome shotgun sequence encodes these proteins:
- the LOC123141726 gene encoding probable glycosyltransferase 7 — MPASQDAPCMPSRRLRCAGSTTAPRDGQRHRAALVRITGTGTGMARSLLGDALLFSAGAAVGAVLLLTLASPFAPPAVLLGRRSSSAAGGGGDRRTFYDDPEVTYTVDRPITGWDEKRAQWLRAHPELAGAGEGCVLMVSGSQPTPCRSPTGDHVLTRLLKNKADYCRLNGVQLLYNTALLRPSMDRYWAKIPLIRAAMVAHPEAEWVWWVDSDAVLTDMDFRLPLRRYRGHNLVVNGWPSLVYDEASPSWTGLNAGVFLVRNCQWSLDFMDAWAAMGPDSPDYRRWGAVLTSTFRDKVFNESDDQSALVYMLQHKGSPWRAKVFLENDYYFQGYWVEIVGRLGEIAARYEAMERRAPAAALLRKRHAASWDHAAYAAAREAALAGAGLAESGVRGWRRPFVTHFTGCQPCSGDRNRDYSGDSCDDGMRRALNFADDQVLRDYGFRHAGPLSDDVRPLPFDYPAAAGRR, encoded by the coding sequence ATGCCAGCCAGCCAGGACGCCCCATGCATGCCATCGCGGCGCCTGCGGTGCGCTGGAAGTACTACAGCGCCCCGAGACGGCCAACGGCACCGGGCTGCTCTGGTTCGCATCACTGGCACTGGCACCGGCATGGCGCGCTCCCtgctcggcgacgcgctcctctTCTCCGCCGGCGCCGCGGTGGGCGCCGTGCTGCTTCTCACGCTGGCATCGCCCTTCGCTCCGCCCGCCGTCCTGCTGGGACGACGGTCGTCGTCCGCTGCTGGCGGCGGTGGTGATCGGCGCACGTTCTATGACGACCCGGAGGTGACGTACACCGTGGACCGTCCCATCACCGGGTGGGACGAGAAGCGCGCCCAGTGGCTCCGCGCGCACCCGGAGCTGGCCGGCGCCGGCGAGGGGTGCGTCCTGATGGTGTCCGGCTCGCAGCCGACGCCGTGCCGCTCCCCCACGGGCGACCACGTGCTGACGCGGCTCCTCAAGAACAAGGCGGACTACTGCCGCCTCAACGGCGTGCAGCTGCTGTACAACACGGCGCTGCTCCGCCCGTCCATGGACCGGTACTGGGCCAAGATCCCGCTGATCCGGGCCGCCATGGTGGCGCACCCGGAGGCGGAGTGGGTCTGGTGGGTGGACTCGGACGCCGTGCTCACCGACATGGACTTCCGCCTCCCGCTGCGCCGGTACCGCGGCCACAACCTCGTCGTCAACGGCTGGCCGAGCCTCGTGTACGACGAGGCGAGCCCGTCGTGGACGGGCCTCAACGCCGGCGTGTTCCTCGTGCGCAACTGCCAGTGGTCGCTCGACTTCATGGACGCCTGGGCCGCCATGGGGCCCGACTCGCCGGACTACCGCCGGTGGGGCGCCGTGCTCACGTCCACGTTCAGGGACAAGGTGTTCAACGAGTCGGACGACCAGTCGGCGCTGGTGTACATGCTGCAGCACAAGGGCAGCCCGTGGCGGGCCAAGGTGTTCCTGGAGAACGACTACTACTTCCAGGGCTACTGGGTGGAGATCGTGGGGCGGCTGGGCGAGATCGCGGCGCGGTACGAGGCGATGGAGCggcgggcgccggcggcggcgctgctgcgGAAGCGGCACGCGGCGAGCTGGGACCACGCGGCGTacgcggcggcgagggaggcggcgctggcGGGCGCGGGGCTCGCGGAGAGCGGCGTGCGCGGGTGGAGGCGGCCGTTCGTGACGCACTTCACGGGCTGCCAGCCCTGCAGCGGCGACCGGAACCGGGACTACTCCGGGGACAGCTGCGACGACGGCATGCGGCGCGCGCTCAACTTCGCCGACGACCAGGTGCTGAGGGACTACGGGTTCCGGCACGCCGGCCCGCTCAGCGACGACGTGCGGCCGCTGCCGTTCGATTACCCCGCGGCGGCCGGGAGGCGCTGA